The Dermacentor albipictus isolate Rhodes 1998 colony unplaced genomic scaffold, USDA_Dalb.pri_finalv2 scaffold_11, whole genome shotgun sequence genome segment TGCTCAGTCATTACAGTATTTATCGCTTCCTACAGACCGGAAAATGGCTAGGGTGGTTCCAGTCCGTAAATCAGGTAACGCAGATTGTCCCGACAACATCCGACATATCTCATTAACTAGCATTCCATGCCAAATCTTGGAACACGTAGTATAATCCCACCTCATCGATTTCCTGGAGAGCAACTCGTTCTTCCATCAATCTCAACAatgtttaaaaaagaaacttTTTCAGGCGATACTCAACTTTTCTGTTTCATTAACGATTTGTTCACCGCCTTGGATCAAGGATTTGATATTGACTGTatctttttagattttgccaAAGCGCTCGACACCGTATGTCATGATCTACTTACCCATAAACTTAATGAGCTTAATATTGACCCAAATGCCTTGTCTGGAATTAAAGAGTTTCTTTCTAATCGAACTCGATATGTCACAACGAATGAGTATTCATCTGCTTTATCAGCAGCTACACCCGGATTGCCACAAGGCTCCGATCTTGGGGCCTTTActtttcttgatttatattaatgatctcccctaactcgcacatcatatatccggatgtatatcctacggacaaatgcaagacatgtgaatccagagccactctggagcatatattatgggaatgccgagggctaaatagcaataaagaaaacgcggcctctagcagcagccttcgcacgcgctgggaagccgcgctgctcagccccgccctcgaagatcaattatgggccgtccagcgggccgaggatgccgccaggacccaagaactcctggccgtcacctaggcggggcctttggccctccccaccaactcgcagggcacacaataaagttctttcttCCTGCTCCTCCGTAACTGTGCAACATCACCATCAATTAttctgttcgcagacgattgtgtaataTACCGAAAGATCACTAACACTGATGGTTCATATAAACTGCAAGGGGATCTTTACAATGTGTCATTCCGGTCTATGAAATGGCTCATGAAACTTAACGCTAGCAAGAGTAAGTCGATGCGCGAGTCACGTACGGCCAGTAGTGGCAATGAGTGAAGATATGTACCGAATGACACTTTATTACAATCTTTTAACGCTCACAAatatctcggccttcacataaATAATTATCTGTTGTGGAATATGCCTACTAATTGTATTACTGCAAATGCAAATCACATATTATGATATCTTCGTCGTAATTTTTCCACTGTTCCTACTTCTGTAAAATTGACACTCTACAAAACCCTAGTTTGCTGAAAACTAGAATGCGAatctgccatttgggataacaatcaaGCATGACTATAGCCCCTTCCCTTGAAGCGATTCAAAATCGAGCAGCTTGCTTTACCTAACCATTCCCGCCATTCCAGTGTAACATGTATGACAAAAACCTGAATCTGCCAGATCTTTGATTACGCCGCAAATGTGCTCGCAGTTGCCTATTCCCCAAGGTTTATCGCTCTAACCACGCACTCGGgaatcaacttatcaccccaccttTCCCCGTTGCATACCGTTATGAGCACAGATATAAAGGTGCCGTCCCACACTGCCGAAAGAACAACTAccatgattcttttttaccccgcacaagtgtcgactgaaataataataataatatttggggttttacgtgccaaaaccactttctgattatgaggcacgccgtagtggaggactccggaaatttttgaccacctggggttctttaacgtgcacctaaatctaagcacacgggtgttttcgcatttcgcccccatcgaaatgcggccgccgtggccgggattcgatcccgcgacctcgtgctcagcagcccaacaccatagccactgagcaaccacggcgggtgtcgactgaaaccaccttcctgcttccatcattCAGATCGCAGATACGTgttcattcaaaacagcagtttACCACGCTATCGCTcaacatttttttccctttataCAATTGTCTGCATTTTACTTTGCTCTGTTACCACccctttctgtaatgcctgcgagtcttgaaagtatgtatattaaataaataaaaataaataaataaataaataaatgtgtatttTTGTGTCCCCATTAACTGCAGGTTATGTACCATTTGAGTGTTGTAACTCCAGGACTGTACGTGTTAATGaagatttttttccttttcttcctttttctttttggctgCCGCACTTGGTTTCTGAAAAATCTACCCGTCCTTTTAAGTTGAACCATAAGAATGATTATTAGCTAGATTTTTGCCCTCCTCCGTTTTTTTTAACTCACGATAACGTGCATGCTTTAAAACAGCTAGGATATTAATGTTCAAATGCAATGCTGTATCTGACAGCTTtgcaagagggaaaaaaaagaacgtgtaaTATGTGATCGTGTTGAACCCGAATATAACCAACATAACCAAACGCGaggcgcgtttagaaaaaaaaaagtaaaaccagAAATACTTACGTTGAATGCGTGCAAATACGGTAAGCGTATGACCTCGTTCTTTGAATGCCATAGGCGTACAGCTGCGGAGGCGGGCGGGTGTTGATTTCACGTGCGACCGTTTCCGCAGTTTCGCCCTGACCCCGCAGTACCTTATAACGGCTTTGCGCGTCAGTATGCCGTGTATCATTTGTCCACTTGCCATATTTGTATGGACCTTGAGCCTAAACTTGCCTGTTTGCCCGCAACTGCTGTCCTGTGTATAGTAGTAGCGCTTCCTCGCCTTCTCACTTCGCCTTTTCCCTCTCCCGCCCTCCCcccacattatatatatatatatatatatatatatatatatatatatatatatatatatatatatatatatatatatatatagtcatatcataagaagccaacaaacacttacaccaaggacaacataggggaaattacttgtgcttaataaaagaaataaagaaacgataaagtaccggaaattaaagtggttgaaaaaacaacttgctgcaggtgggaaccgaacccacaaccttcgcatttcgcgtgcgatgctctaccgattgagctaccacggcttcgtttttcccatccactttcttgggtatttatgtgtcctagtagaaccctgggaatgttagccagcgccaccactcacagaccttggcggcggacgtggaacgtcttttttgccgcaggcgtcacgagaacgtaaagcatatatatatatatatatatatatatatatatatatatacgtataatatatgaccttagacttctgccaagcaaaggaccaggcaggattccgtaaaggctactcaacaatagatcatattcacactatcaatcagatgatagagaaatgtgcggaatataaccaacccttatatatagcattcattgattacgagaaagcgtttgattctgtcgaaacctcagcagtcatggaggcattacggaatcagggtgtagacgagccgtatgtaaaaatactgaaagatatctatagcgactccacagccaccgttgtcctccataaagcaagcaacaaaaccccaataaagaaaggcgtcattcagggagatacgatctctccaatgttattcacagcatgtttagaggaggtattcggagacctggattgggaaaaattgtggataaaagttaatggagagtaccttagtagcttgcgattcgctgatgatattgccttgcttagtaactcaggggaccaattgcaatgcatgctcactgacctggagaggcaaagcagaagagtgggtctaaaaatgaatctgcagaaaactaaagtaatgtttaacagtctcggaagagaacagcaatttacaataggcagcgaggtactggaagtcgtaagggaatacacctacttggggcaggtagtgacggcggatccggatcatgagacggaaataatcaggagaataagaatgggctggggtgcgcttgccaggcattctcagatcatgaacagcaggttgccattatccctcaagagaaaagtatataatagctgtgtcttaccagtactcacctacggggcagaaacctggaggcttacgaaaagagttctactcaaattgaggacgacgcaacgagctatggaaagaagaacgataggtgtaacgttaagggataaggaaagagcagattgggtgagggaacaaacgcaagtaaatgacatcttagttgaaatcaagaaaaagaaatgggcatgggcaggacatgtaatgaggagggaagataaccgatggtcattaagggttacggactggatcccaagggaagggaagcgtagcagggggcggcagaaagttacgtgggcggatgagattaagaagtttgcagggacggcgtggccacatttagtacatgaccggggttgttggagaaatatgggagaggcctttgccctgcagtgagcgtaaccaggctgatgatgatgatgaatatatggGTACCGCCAGCGAAGAGTGGCAACGCTGTCATTCATTTCACGACTGCGTCATTTCTACCAATACCACCAGGAAGAAGTTAACGTCGAAGCACTGCCTGATATCTGCGACCCTACGTCATCGAATGGAGCCGTTCCAAATAACGCACCTTACCTTGGCCGTTAGGCTTGTCAAACGGTGCGCCCTGGCACGGGAACATTGTTTGCTTGCCATTGCAATCGTGTATCTATTGTCATGGCTCGTCAAATATTGCGTCCAGTAGCTTTTGTGCGTTAGATGAATCAATTCACTTGTTGGATCAAGTTGTCTACAATTTCTCGTGCTGTCCAAAATCGCGTCGCTACCCATCCCCCCATATGATTTCAAAAAGGTCCACATTTTATTATTGGCGTTACATTACCATGCGCATGCCTAAGAAGTGTTGTGTTCCCAACAACCGGGGAAAGCTCGACGCAAAATGCGAGGTGCGTGCGTTCAGCTTTCGTTGCCATAATCGTCTGTGCTCTAAGTGGATACGCTGTATACATCACAAGATCTCATTACTTCTCAGCACTATACAGGGCGAGTATTGTCAAATACATTTTAATTAGGGTTGGCCCAAACGCTCTTTAAAAATATGTTGTTCGCAGAGTATTTAACCGGTACCAAATAGCGACTTCTAGCGAAAGTTTTACCGTGTGTCGAGCAGAAATATGTCACTTGCAGATAACATCCCTTACACACGAGCACACGGTACCAGAGAGAATCAACGTTACTTGATGTAGAAGGATATTTAGAAGAAATGCAGAACATAAATGTtttgcaaaggcatcagcagtgttcgagacatcGCCATTTTCATCATCAATACATACAGCTCTTCTTACAACCGTGAGAGTGCGCGTAGCTCCTGAAATATTTTGATTTACTTCTCGTGCTGGCTTCAACACGTTCAACTTGAAAGAAGTGATCATTGTTACAATCAAATTACAAAGGTAATGACAGCGCCTAAATTTTTCAGTTTCTACATATCTAGGCCTGTTGGCCCAGCTTTTCTGTGTGCGCGGTCTTTCAGATATATTGTCGTGTATAGTACTTTACAAGACGAGTGAGGAATTTTGAGCCATTTTGTAGGTACGAATATGGGCAAATAAACTttcatgaccttcgcaaagcaaTTAAATCAACATCAGCTGTATATAGCTGTAGCTGTAACTGTATATAGCTGTATCAGCTGTAAGGATATATTGCGTTTCTGAGCTACCAGAGTTAAAGGAACACTTAAGGAGGGGTGGAacttgcaataataataataataatattaataataataataataataagctgcGTAATCATGTTCTCGTGCTTCTACTTCATCTTCCCTACCATTACCCCGTCCGAACGTACAGTCCGCAAGTCCCTCTTATGACTGTGTTAATGTGACTGTGTGTTCATATTTTGCGGCCCTCTCACAAGCAATCCTTAAAAAGGAAGGCTGAATCCTGTCAGCTTTAAAAGGGCTTCCTTTCGAGCAACGCGGAGTGCAATTCCAGCGACCCCTGTGCATCCGTGGATTAGATTCCATTGCAGGGTATTACAGATAAGCACACAAACAGAACCATTTGACTGGTCTGGCCACATTGTCGCGAGACAGCGTTGTCGAGATGACGTCGTAATTTCTGAACACTATagttatcaataaaaaaaaaacagaattacAGTGCAGGGCTCATTCAATTTCGCCCTTTATCATCGCCCACAAACGCCATGCTCAAGGAATCAACATAGCAACATATTTCGATCGCAAAAAACTCTATTATAAACACATATAAGAATACTACTTTCACACAAATACactgaaaaaattttaaaaagttaCGAAAGAAAAGTGCACCCACTCCCGGCAAGCGGCGCCACAGTTTCGTGGCACTATCGTCGCGGGATAGCGACACGGCGACTAGCTCGCAGCGGTTGCTGGGGGCGTCCTCGCCAAACCCTGCGCAGGTACACCAGCCCGTGAATGCCGTGGAGCCGCCAGTGCGCCCCCAAACGTCTAGTGTGGCCATCGTACCAGCGAACCGAGTGCGCATCGAAGTCGCCGGTCACCTGGTCAGGAGGGAACGCACGGTCAGCCACTCAGCTTGGATAAGCAAAGCTGAGGTGGTGGTTAGGCCGCCTGCAGAGCCCGGTGGTGTTGTAACGCTGCAGTTGTGAAGTAGTGCAGCCGAGCAGACGGCAGCCACACGCGCGGTGAAGCAGGAGACGACGGGCGACTCCTGTCGGGATTGCCGTACTGCCGTCTGCTCTGTTCGGGGCGAACCTGATGGAAGAAGGGAAAAGATGCGAATTGTTTGTGACTCAACCAGGGTAGAGTCAATATCCTCAAGAACGAGTAAAGGACTGATTTATCTTTGACACATCTAGGAAAGAAGGTTTGTCTATATGAAGGAGCTCTGCCAAAGGAATAGTTATGTGCTGAACAAGCTTTAGAGAGCGTAAGTGTAGAACAAGAGACGGGGCTTGCTATGCACTACAGCAGCATACGGCAACAGCAGCAGTTACTTCGAACACTCTCTCACCTAACCGTACACGGTGAAATAAAACCCTTTGTCTAATGCTTTCTGTGATATGGATAACGGATTTGCAGTAGCAGAGGAAAAAAGTTCTAGAGCTTTCAGGACATGAAAACTCAGTTGTACGAAAGCACTCAACGTGGAGGAAGGCTCATGAATGAGAAAAAACTCATCCACGCGAATTTTCGTATTTCTTTCAGAATTAAAAAAAGTGGAAGCGAAATAAAAATTCGGCTTTGTCATATCTCGTTTTCACTGTTAAAGTAGTATGACGCTTTAAAGGAAGCACTTCACCGTTTTTCAGAAACCAAGGTCCTTAAGTGATGGAAAATTCGTCCAGGTCCGCAGAGATCGACCTCATGCCCAACGCCTTTCATTGGCGGTCTTTCGGAGTTAACGACGCAGTTAACAGGTCACAGCAGGAAGGTGAATTAATCGACATCTCCCAGCACATGGACACTGAACATCGGAAATCAGTTCTACTGAGGAGCGCAAAGGGAGGAAGGaccatgaaagggaaaattgtcatccacccaaatCCATGTGTTTCGATTTGTCGACTCATTCGCCTTCGTGCTGCGTTCACTGAAGCTAGACTAGACGGGGTCGCCAACAAAAcggaatttcttcgtaattaataCAAAactcgtaatgccaagtttggcctgcagtctttaatttcaaTGTGCATTCACAGACGAAGGAGAAAATTAGTTTTATCtccaatccctggtccgtataatTTTGGTAAAGGGTATGGGTGCCAATAGGGCTGCACAACATCATCTGGCACGCAAAAGTTCCGAAAAAATTCGTTTTTGTTGCGCCACTTCGAAGTGGTGACTTTTCGTAGTTTTTTCACATCGCGTGACTGGCAGGCGAAGTGGGCAAAGCCCAAACACATTCGACCAACAGCGGACGGCTCTTGGTGAAAAAGTCGCAGAGtatgaaattgttttttttttcttttgctagaGCTAATGATTCATAATACGTCATATGAGTTGAAGGGTTTTCCTGACGTCACGTGAAAGACAAGCGAAGTGTTGGTGGTCCGAAAAAAttttaccaatcgtggagggctgattgcagaaatggaatagaataATTATAATAGTTTTGCGTTAATGCGCCCACGGATGTTTGGGTAGGTCATGGCCAAATGTAGCGAAACGAAGCAaattgtaaaaaaataaattagtGCTAGTCATTCCTTTCACGAAAGGATTCCTTTTCCTTTTCCTCGTAGCTTCAACCAGGCGATACCTTTTCTGTAAGACCATATTTCACCACCATATGGTCTACGGACTGGTCTCACGGAAGACTAGAGATTGCGAGGCAAAAGTGGCTACAGCGACTTTTGGCTTCCGCGTATTATATCCACGGTGGATCGACAACACGCAGCAACACATTTTCTCTATCGCTTCATTGTTAAGTTGgcgcgcttgttttttttttctaaatatttaCATACCAGTTGTATGTTTATGGTATttctaaaataaaaaataaattacggtgttttacgtgccaaaacaacaatctcatcatgaggcacgccgcagtgcagtactccggaaattgcgaccacctgggtttctttaacttgcacctaaatctaagtacacgggtgttttcgtatttcgcccctgtcgaaagCAGCCGCCGTggcggccgggattggatcccgcaacctcgtgcttaacagcctaACACCGctgccactaagcaatcacggcgggtgtaTCGTACTATTTATCATCCTGCACGCTTTTATCTATAAGACGTACTTTCGTACGAACTTTATCGCATCTATTATACTCCTGTGATATTGCGTCTTTTTTCATGGTAGATGTATATGGTTCAGGTGTCCATAGAGAAGTCAAACAGAAAACAAGCCCGCAGCCTCTAGCTTTCCTCTTCGTCTACGAATTCACGTAAGGTTACCAACGGTGCTGTCCGCTTTATGACTCAACACATGCAGTTTTAGAAATATATCGTTCATATATTACTCAGCTACAAAGTATTAGACTTGGGGCAGCTCTTTACCTCGTGTCTACTTTTTCTAGGATTTCAAGTTATGTGTGACTGAAAGAAAACACGGATTGTGCGAACTAAAAGTTTGCTCTTCACAGCCCGTATATTTTTACATACTCTCTCTATCTCATAACAGCTTTGACTGTAAAGTCAAATAGCCCAGAACTGGGTACTAATGAGCAGTCTACATGTCCTTCTACAAGTACGGACACCGCTATTTGACGAAAGCGCTACAATCCCTTCGCTGAACGATAATTTTACATTGAAAGATTACGCTAGATGATTACCCCAAGCCGGCCTATAGGCAGTGGTTAATCGTGACACCTCGGCTTACACGAGCATATATGTGACCTACAATCACGGTGTCTCTTACGAGATAAGATGGCGTAAATGGAATAGTAATGAAAGAGGCCGCACATTGACTGCAGCGTATTAGTTGGACTGGTGTTTGGCTTACCTCGCGTGCAGCCTACAAATGCGGCTGCTCGGTGCAGCCACGCCGTGCGTGTCGCCGTTGCTCTCAGCCTTGATGGCGTTCAGCATCGTCAACGCGCACGGCAGCGGGTCACGTGGGTGGATGCGTAGCCTGCAGCCCGAGACGTCGAGGCTGCGCTCGGCAGAAGTCACGTGGTCGCACTCGACGAACCGGCCACTCGTGGTCGCGGCCGCTTCCGATCCACGCGTACTCGGGTCTCGCGCACTGCGTTGACAATGCATGGCGACAACGAACACTGCTGTTGCAATGCACATTCGTCAAGCAAGGCTCCGATGAACGCCGCAGCTCGTCTCACGAAACGTGTCCTGCTTCATTGGAAGCAAACAGCGCCTTCAGAATCGAAACACTAACGACGTCATCGCCCATCCGGGAAGCAGGAAAATAGATTCTCGCTGCTAAATTGGGTATTCTTACCATGCATATGTGCTACGAAATGACGATTGGCGCGGAATATGCATGTTGGTTCTGGAAATCCAACTGCCATGTGTTAGGATATAAGATAATTTATTCTAACTCATCCTAACCACACTGAAATGGTTTTATAGATTGCCAAAAATTATTCTGTTTATTCCAGCAATTGCTATTTTTCGTTGTATTTCAAACTTGATGTTAAGCCGCGACCGAAAAGACCTCTACCAGCGGTATTCCGTGTTAGGATTTATCTCTTCgattttatttattcacaaacAACTTCAATCGAACCAATAAAGAAacgtaaaaaaataagaaagcgcCCTAATAAAATACTTCGCGCTCTACTGTGATTAATACGTCATGCGCCACTCGATATACTGTCAGTTTTTCGTGCCAGAATTTCAAGACTTTTTGCTGTGTGTTCAATTTAGGCACTTTTTTTTCATAAAGGTGCAAAAACCTGAACTTCATCCTTTGATACCCCGCTTTTGTCTATTTGACACAATGTGGTATCGGAAAGGTGCCCTTTGGGACAAGAAAGTGTCTGAATGCACACTTTTCAAATGATAATTTGCTATTTGATTCTTATGCAATTTTTATGGTAGCAGAGAGCGGCATCGTATATACAGAGGAGCGCCAACTTATCACGTACCCAAAGATGTTCTTCTTGTTCTcgttgctattattattattattattattattattattattattattattattatggggttaaaaacagtcagacgtgtatttacagaatatttacaacaATTATATCATCTGACAAGATGGTAGCCAGCGCGCGAAGCCCagaacgtcgtcttcttccgaagATGATTAAAACTTCTTCTTCGTCAGCTTGTCACattaatattattaatatattattattattattattattattattattattatatttattattattattattattattattattattattattattattattattatcattattattattattattgttattattattattattattattattatcgtatgCTGCTAAGTTCTTAGCCCATCTTCTTGATACCATTGTTCGCACACGAAGATATATCAATACAATAACCCTGAGTCATAGGCTGTAAGCCTTCCTCAAACAATGCTATCCAACGAAATGACGTGGTCTAGCTGTGAGGAGAGTTGAGATCAGTTGGGGAACCAACACTACCAAGCAACGAATGGATAAATAAATATGATAGGCGCTATATTCACGCCTAGAAGATACAAACCTCCTAATTTGCGGATTGGTTCTCCTTGGCTCAAGTCGTGTTCGTCTCTCCTTCTCTAGACTTTTTGTAAATGAATAGCAATAATTGCGCTTTCGGCGGGCTTTATCTTCCTTCTGCCAGACTTCGCACAAGTCCATTCAAGGCGCTCAATCGTAACTCCTTGCTTGGCCTTGGGACGTGAAAATTAAGCGATGAAATTCTTTGTATTTGCGGCATATAGCGGAATACAACCGACTGCCTGAGCCCACGTGTACATTTAAGGCGTAAACCTGTAACTCAACAAGTTACacgctgtctttcttttctttgcgagGCAAAACAACCCGTCAATGGCATTTTCGCAACAGTATAGAAATAACATAAAATTTGTCCACTGAGGATGTTTGGAGTGGTCCTGACATATGATATAGAAAACACCGAATTGACCGTTACCTCTGCATCAGTAGGCGCACGGTGAACCCCGAGGCTTCCACCGTCTGGTGCCAGGCTCCTTGCGCGGTCCATAGTACTTGCATGGTGGTACACAGATGCACGGTGTCCTTGACGCCCATACCAGCGAGCGGGTACCACTCGGCCCTCGGGAACAGCCTCCTGGGATGTCCTGCGTGGCTGCCGCAAGTGCGTTCGTCGACCGTGTACCACGGCTTGAGGTCCCGATTATCTGGGAGGACGTCCTCGGTGGCCAAGTTACTGAACGCGTGGGACGCGTCATCCTTGGCCCCATCTGGAAGTGCAGCGAGTGAAATCGGGGAAGGCGTCTTGCGGCATGGCGTCTCTTCCGACATGGTTGACAGGCAGCCTTGGAGGAGACGGTGAACTTCGATGCCGCTAGGTGCGCCGATCTCCATGACAGGTAGCAGGACGATGCGGTTCGTTTCTGCGATGGTTCTACGTGCGTCCGCCACGATTAGCTGCGTGTTCGAAAGCGCGAGACAGATTCTCCTTTGTCGCGTGGGCCTCGCGTGCCAGCGCGTGAGGGCGTGGCCTCCGtgtcgttcttctttttcctctcttccATTGCTTAACCTTCTTTAGCGAGTCATGGCGTCTATACGGAGGGAgaatagtacttttatcggccgtaaacTAGTAAACATTGGCTATTGAATAAATTGACTAAAtaatggaataataataataataataataataataataataataataataataataataataataataataataataatactttctAATAGTAATAATTCTGGCCCGCTCGCGAGCTCTAGCGGTCAGTGAAATTAGCTGAAATGAGAATGTGTAAAACCCGCAACCGCTGTACAGATATGggcaaaatttgttgcatttaatagATAAGGTTACAAGCTATGAAATATGATTGATAAGAACGGGTAAGTCCAAAAAATATTCATACGCAAATTTTACACATCGTAATCCTCCAGCAAAAAACAGACAACGCACTTCTATCAAGTGCATCTCTCCGAGAAGATAAAGCGGGAAAACGGCATATATGAAATCATAGCCtacgtgaaattgttacaatgtttacaagtgTGTTGCGGAAGTCATCATAAAAATAGTGGTACTGTTCAGAAAGGTGGGTCCTAGATCACGTTTATCTGCTCTAGCCGTATTATTAGGTGTAGTTTAGTGATTGGTAATTctgtttttcattgctgaattaAAGAGTTGTAAACATGGCGCTTGGCTTTCGTGTATTTTGAAAATATCGAACAATAT includes the following:
- the LOC139051249 gene encoding uncharacterized protein — translated: MEIGAPSGIEVHRLLQGCLSTMSEETPCRKTPSPISLAALPDGAKDDASHAFSNLATEDVLPDNRDLKPWYTVDERTCGSHAGHPRRLFPRAEWYPLAGMGVKDTVHLCTTMQVLWTAQGAWHQTVEASGFTVRLLMQSARDPSTRGSEAAATTSGRFVECDHVTSAERSLDVSGCRLRIHPRDPLPCALTMLNAIKAESNGDTHGVAAPSSRICRLHARFAPNRADGSTAIPTGVARRLLLHRACGCRLLGCTTSQLQRYNTTGLCRRPNHHLSFAYPS